Within the Telopea speciosissima isolate NSW1024214 ecotype Mountain lineage chromosome 4, Tspe_v1, whole genome shotgun sequence genome, the region ATCTTCCATGACATAAATCATCATTCTTGATAAGAATAGAACCTCTTTGGCTCTTCCACCCTTCCCTCGGTCttagtttctcttcctttccaaaACAATGAGAGCCCTCATTGGCTTCTCCAACGTGAAGCCCCATTTTATGGCTAATGTTGAGATCTTAGATCTCAACTTCTCCCTTTCCAAAGTCTTCCTTGACTTCCTTTCTTAAGATCTAGGGTGTGACGCCCCAATCCCAAGATAAGGGAAAGTGCAGCCCTCATGGGCAGAGGTTGTAAGATCTTAGTATTTATCAATTCAAATCACATTAATAGCATAGTATAGAAGAAACTCATGAACTTTTCATTAGGACTATAAACCAAAACCGGAGTGTGATTGTCGGTAGAAGTACAAAAGCATTTATAGTCCTAAATAAAAGCATGTTTTTCCCCACTTGATGACATTCATTACTTACAAGTATACCCTCCCCAATGTAATCAAATGCCTCAAATGCCTTTACAAACATGTACAACAACTTgtacaaaataaacaaaagaaacaaaagtgaAATGATACTATCCACTCCTCAGAAATCGCCATCTCCCAATGCTAAAGGCTTTGTAAAATTGAAAGTTCACGAGGGGTGAGCTACAACAATCTAGTACGTAAGAAACATTTTAAAACAATCTTACCGCTGCAGATAatgttagatagattgtaataaaatgagagattaaataaatattttgttattttgggaaaagtgttttagtcctacatcggaaaactacaagagttataaatggtatttattatattaccttctttatctcttgaattaaaCCGAAAAAGGGAGACATTCTACGGTGTATATGCGAGGACGGCGTAGTCGTCCGCACACGTGCACACTCATGCGCACGCGCGGTGTGGGCAGTGGGCTGTAGAGGATATGACTGTTGTGAACAGGTTCATCTTTGGTTtaatctggaccgttagatcGGATGACAATCGATCTAATGATCTAAATACAAAATGAATAGATATGTCTATTCATAAGAAGAACACAAcacttctataaaatagaagTGTTGTGTTCAAACGAATTATCTCTCTCTTGCAATTCAGTATCTCTAAAAGAGAGTTctgtgttttatttttgttgcttTGTTGATTCCTAAAGGTGAATTTGTTGTGTGGGacaaatatctcctttaaaaTAGTGAGATCGCGTTCAAAGCAGTTTGAAGTTTCATTTTTCAAACAGAGTTTTTCCTAACAGATAATGtgtatatgtatataaataCTGTCAGTTCATAATTCCATTACcatttaataatattatcaaTGTCTCGCTCACGTTCCTTTTTgtttcacctttatttttagTCTTGAAGTCCCCCAACATATAGTCGTCCCCATGAATCATCCCATACCCACACTCATGGTGGGTAGGTCTCACAATAAGATCATTTCACAATACATCATAAAGCCATAACCACACTCATGGTGGATTAATGGTCACAACCACACATCTGCCATAACTACCTCAACTGCCACATTACCCATATCCGTACCCTCCATGCAATCCCCCGTCCACATCATGTATGCACCTATGGTTTTTCTATCTCTAATGCAATTCCCCCATCCACGTACATGAGGTATCACTATCATCTCACTCCATAAAGTGagttatctctctctttctctcactccaTCCCCTTGGTCAAGTGAGGTATCCTTCTTTCAAAGTTCACACACATAAGCATGTATCAATAAATCACATTGTTAGTTCTTGGAACTACCCTTCCCAATATAATTATCAATTTTCTTGATGTCACACTGTTTTACACCAGTGGCCAAGTAGCGTTTCCATTACAGTACCTCTCATGCCAATATTCAATCTCATTTACATAATCACATACTATTCCATTAATTTACATTGTCATAAGAATCATCTCATAATTTAAGTTACATTAGTAATATTATTAATTATCCATTCACCACACAATGGTAAGAAAATCCAAAGTATTTCCCACTCACGACTACTTAATAATTTCTTGATTGCTCCCGCTTGAACCTCGATTATCCCAGCCACGCGTCACCTGTATTCATACAATCATAAAAAtgcatttaccaaaaaaaaatacaatcatAAAAATGTGTTACAATACTTCAAGAAACTAGTGGTTCATTCCCAATGGACTCCTCTCGCTGTAACAATCAAAATACCAAAACAAAGCTAATCCGGGTTCCTCTGCTAGGCTCGCTGGCTCACAACCGGATATGCTGTCGGCCATGTAGGCACAGTTGGGCTTGCCGGCACCTACACCGGAAGTTTCTGTTTCCCAAAATGAAAATAGACAAAAAGATTTCATTTGAACAGGGTTCGCCGGTACTTTGTCGGGTCACCGACAAATTCTGCCGGACTCACCGGATCATCGAGAATTGTGGTCCGAGTCAGCAATGCAGTCAAGGGTTTTAGGGCTTAACCTCAGGCTTCTTACCCAAATCCCCAACAATGTAGGTATCATACATTAAATCCCATAACCTAACATGCAATTGGTCTAAAACATGAAATGATTAAAGATTTAAGCATGCACAATCAACGAAGCATTTATACCTTGTTTCTATTACGTGATCTCATATGGGAGAGATTCTAGGGTCCATATCCTTGTAGTTATCAATCTCTAGTCTTTGAGATTGTATCaatcttccttttattttgtttttatttcttttcttatttcaatGGGATTCAATCCTTTCTCTGTATTGTACTATAAAACAgtctcacatgtgataataaaatGATTCCATTCAGTCTCTCAATTCTAGATTTATTATGGTATCAGTCTAAGCACGATCCAGGGCTCCTTCTTGTTCGTCTCCTACTGCAGTCCTTTGCTTTGCTGCTCGGCATCCAGTGCCCgtcttgtttctctctttcattaTGGCCGATCTCCTTACCAAGCCAACCGATCAATTGGCCACCATCCCActtgatcagtcttctcccttctacctgcaccactctGACTGGTGGCCTTCTCGTTTCCACTCCCCTCGATGGGGAGAACTACCCCACATGGAGTCGTGCGATGCACTTGGCTCTCTCTGCCAAAGACAAATTAACGTTTGTGGATGGCTCTCTCCTTAGGCCGACTGCCCCGCCTTCTTACGTTCTCTTATGGGACTGATCCAATGTCATGGTTCTTTCTTGGATTCTCAATGTCCTTGACAAGAACATCTCTCACAGTGTCATCTACATTGACTCTGCTCATGCCGTTTGGACGGGGCTTAAACAACGTTTCTCACGCAGCAATGCCCCGCGCATCTTTCAACTCAAGCACTCTATCGCCACCATTCAACACGACACAGATTCCCTCTCTATCTACTACACCCGTTTGATGATGCTTTGGGATGAACTTACTTCCTACAATCCCGTCCTTGCCTGTACTTGTGGTGCGCATTCCACCCTCCACACCGCTGTTCAACAGGAACAGGTTTACCAATTTTTGATGGGTCTCTCTGACAGTGCGGTGACCATTCATTCTCAGATCCTCACCATCGAACCCCTCCCAGATGTCAATCAGGTGTATCACCTCCTTCTACAGGAGGAGCAGCAACGTGCTCTGACTGTC harbors:
- the LOC122659331 gene encoding uncharacterized protein LOC122659331, giving the protein MVLSWILNVLDKNISHSVIYIDSAHAVWTGLKQRFSRSNAPRIFQLKHSIATIQHDTDSLSIYYTRLMMLWDELTSYNPVLACTCGAHSTLHTAVQQEQVYQFLMGLSDSAVTIHSQILTIEPLPDVNQVYHLLLQEEQQRALTVTVAISDTAAMTAPRPSFAPSKTFGKGRPFCDHCKAYGHYRSTYWQLHGYPPS